Below is a genomic region from Verrucomicrobiota bacterium.
TCAGATACCGCTCGACGCATTCGGCCAGCGTAAGCCCGTTGAGTTTCCCTGCCGCCTCGACAAACTCCGACACGGCGGCCAGCAGAGAGACACGCTTGCCCATGGTCTGCCGAAAAGATTCAAGGCGTTCGAGCGCGGCCAGGGCGTCGCGGGATTGCTCGCCAGTCAATGCGGCGGCCTGGGAACCGCTGGCCAGTTCCCGAACCTTGCGCTCGGCCTCGGCTTTGGCTTCGCTGTAGGTGCGGAAGGTGTGGAGCCGGCGTTGACCGGCCACGTAATAGGCCAGGCGATAGCGTGGGTATTTGGGACTCTTGCCGTAGATCGTGGCTTCGGCCCGGCGATGCCGGATGATTTGCGGGAACTTCACTTTCCGCTGTTCCGATTCAGCCTCTTTTTGTGCCAAGTCTGTGTCTGATTCTCAAACACCCTCATTTTCCTCAGGAAAACTGGCTGTCCGGCATGGATTCGAACCATGACAAAAGCCTCCAAAGGGCCTTGTGCTACCGTTACACCACCGGACAAAACCTCGCGAAAGTTATCCGGATTCACCCCGACTGCAAATAAATTCTCGGAGTCACTTTGCTTGCCGTTGCCGGAATTCGGTGGGAGTCAAACCGGTCGCCGCCGCTTGAATGCGCGGGCAAAGGCGCTTTGGTCGTAAAAACCGCACGCATGCGCCACTTCAATAACTGGTAGGGGCGTCTCGATGAGAGTTTGCGACGCGATTCCCAGACGGGTTTTGTTGATAAGCTGGCCGGGCGTGATTCGATAGATGCGCTTGATCAGGCGCGCGAACCGCACCGGAGACAGCCCGGTCCTGCTGGGCGTCGTAAAAGCTGTCGTGGGCATGGGGCCAAACCGGGCCGTGCGGCTTCGCGAACGGCGCCAGCCATTCGGCGAGATTCGTTGCTTCGCATTTAGCATTTTCGAGATCGGAGAAACCGACGACGATCCGTTTGCCACGACGAATAATCCGCCACGTTGTAGTAGGTCGCGTTGTTTTTCTGGTAGGGGTAAATCCGAACCGAGATGTTCCCACGCTTCGCCAAAACTGCGGCACTTTTCCTTTTCATGACCTCCCATGTTAGAATTTAGGATATGTTGTTAGAAAAAGCGCAGCTCGCGGTGGATTCCGCACCCGCATTACTCGTGTAACTCCTCTATGAATTGGAGCCAGTTGTCGGATTTGAACCGACGACCTACGGTTTACAAAACCGTTGCTCTACCACTGAGCTAAACTGGCTTCGTCACTATCGGGAGATTACTACGCTTTCCGCGCGCAGGCCAGCAAGCAAAATTGGGGCTGCGTTTCTCGATTCTCTCCGATCAAGACGCAGCAATTAAACCTCAGTCGTCCTTGCCGGCTACCTGGGCCTTGAGTGCGGAAAGTGTGAGAGGGAAAGAGATTTGCCCGCGTTCGGCCGAGTTCGGGGTGACTGTGTTGCCGCCGGTTCCGTGAAATGGATTTCGGACCAGGAGTTCGCCGCTCACTCCGTCTTTCGACACGTGAAATTTGCCTTGAGCCAATCCAACTGTGACGGCTTCGCCGCGCGGGTTCAAAACTAGAAAAACTACGACCTCCTCGCCGACGGAGTACTCGACCTGACCGGGAATCTCGACGCGTTCCTCTCCAAGGGTCCCGCCCCCATGCACGAGGATCAACGGATTTGAGGGCGCAGTTCCTTTCCATGCTTCGCGGATCTTTAGTTCAATCCGAGTGTAGAGGCGGCCTGCCGAATCGCGCCGGCAGTTCTTGTTCAACACTTGCCCATGCACGATCAACTCAGCCCGGGTCGTCAATTCCTGGATTGAAAGCGGCGTGACAATCGCCGCCACGAGCGGCGGGATGAAGAGAATCGCGAACAGACGAGCAAAACGATTCATTACAGATTTCGACGATTACGCAAAGACATTCGATCACCGAAAGCGGAGCGAAAAAAGGTCCGCGTCTTTCATCACGAAGCGCAGCTTCAGGGGTTGGCCGGCGAAGGGGCTGACGTCGCGGCCATTCTTCCACGTCACCACGCGGTCGATCTGGTCGCCGGCTTGTTCGATGGCATCGTTGATCGTGAAGCCGGGCAAAGGTTCGCCGGCGGCGTTCTGCAGTTCAACCCGCAAGCCGCCGGCGGCGCCGGTGCTGAAGTTCAAGACGAGCTCGCTGCCCGTGAAGGTCAGCGGCCTGGTGATAAATTCGCCGCCGTTGAACGGAGCGTTCACTGAAACAAAACCATCCGTGCGCAGGGTGTAACGGACGAGGTGACAGCTCGGCTGGGCGTAGTGGGCCTGCTTGTAGAGCGACATCTCGATCGGACTCGTCGGAATGACGCCGAGCGCGGTGAGGCCCGCACGCGAGGCCCAGTTGCCAGGGTCGAGTCCGGGCCGGATAAAGCCTTCCATGAAAGTCCGCGTGTATCGATTCGCACCGCGTGTGGTCATGAAGACCGCTTCCGCCGTGTCGCTCGCATAGCCAGGATTCACGCCAAGAGCGCGAGCCTGTTCGTCCGTAAGCACGCGGCGACCCGGGACAAAGCGCATGGGCGTGGCGAGGTAAATCTGTGGCGCGCGGAAATACGGGTGAGTCTGGCTTGTGTAAAGATGTTCGCGCGGCGTGTCGCCGAAACTCATTTCCACCGGCTCGGTCCAGTCGAAGAAATCGGTCGAAGTGGCGCGGCTGATGGTGCGGAAGTCGCGGAAACCGCCGCCGGTCCACGTGCGCAGGTAGAGCACGTAGCTCTGTTCGCTGGCAGACCAGAACGCGACGTTCTGCGAGTCGAACGCGCCTTTGGTGATCAAGGCCTGCTCGCGCCAGCGACGCCAGCGAAGGCCGTCGCCGGAGACGAAACCATGCAGTCCGCTCGCGGAGGTGCCGGCCAGCGCCTTGAAACGTTCCTCGGGCGGCACGCCAGGCCGCGCGTCCAGAAATGGCGCGAAGTTATGCGAGAATGGCGGCTGACCGGCGAGCACGACGTTGTTGCTGCGGGTGCCCTGGACCTCGAACAGACCGAGCGCCGGTTTGGTGAACGTGATGCCGTCTCGGCTTTCAGCGTAGCACGTGACCTCGGTGTTCGAGCCGTCGCGTCCGGCGATCGGATTGCCTCGATAGTAACACCGGAAGCGATCGCCGTCTTGCAGCACCGTGACGTAGCCGCAGAAGGAACCTTCCCACGGCGCGTCGAAACGCAGTGCGACGTTGGCTGGCCGCGGCTCGTGGAGTTTGAGGGAGCAGCCTTTGAGTTGGCCGATGAGCAGATCGTCCACAAACAACTCCAGGCGCGAACCGACGGAAATGGGGTTGGCGGGGTTGGGTTGCGCTTCAGCGGCTAAAGACACAGCCACGGCGGCCAACGAAACAAAGATGGCCCGTCGGAAACAGGTCAGCATGTTGAGGGTTTTCATCATGAGAAAACCAGACTAACCGCAAAGAGCGCAAAGATTCCAGCACGGCTAACGCAACCAAATTGACCACGGATTACACGGATCACACGGATGGAGAAGGGAGTGACCCACACCAACGCTTCCCATGAACCGAAAACCGTGCGGACCGCAGCCTTCAGGCTGCTTCCGGCCCCGCTCTGGAGTTCGGCGCTGAAGCGGCCTGAAGGCCACGGTCCGGGGACGGTTCATGGGATGGGAAGAAGGCATTTGCGGCCGCTGTCATGCCTTCCGACAATCGGGGGCAACGAGAGGTCGGAGCGCAGGAAGCCTGCTGACATTGCATTCGCAGCGAGGTACTTTCAACACGTGCCCCCAATCTCCCCGATCCTGCTGGCAGCGGTGAGCGCTCCGCCGGCCGCGGACTCTCAATCGAATTGGGTGGCTCTCATTCTTCGCGAGTTCGGACGGTCCCAGGCCACCGGTTTTATTTTTGACATGGTCAAATGGACGCTTCTTGGCGCGGCGATCGGGATTGCGGTTGCGGCAGTGGCCTGCGCGGTATTCTGGCGTTTGCAGTGGTATGAAATTTCCTGGCGATTCGCGCGAGCGCTTCGCTGGACGCTCTTCGCGCTCGCCACCGTCATATCAGGCGCGCTCTTCGGACTGGCCGGATTCTGGAGTGGCGCAATTGCCGGAAGCGAGCGAGTGCTGTCCAGGAGCCAGTTGGCAACCGACGTATTTCCGAAGATTGGCGACGCGATCGCAGACGCCATGGCCTGGGTGCAGGTTCGGCCTCAGTTTTCAACAATGACAAACGACGTTGAGCTGTCGTCGAAACTCGCAGAGTTCCGCGCCGGAAAATGGGAATTGCACGCCGAAGAGTTCCTGCAACAGATCGCCAGCATCAAAGGAGAGGTCACCAACCTCGTCGCGAAGGTCGAACAATCGACACTGAGGCTCGCGCCTCAACTCAAAGGCGGGTTAGGTGAAAAGCTCCTGCACCAGTTCCTCAAAGGCCTGGGCCGGTTGGTCGTGGAAAAGAAGGCGGCGAGCGAGCTGAAAGGCTGGGGAGCTGACCGAATTTACTACGCCATTCTTCAGGAGCTCAAGACCGCGGCGGCGAACGCCGGCCATCCCGACACTATTGCTCGCAGTGAAATCTCTTCGCTCCTCGTCGAGAAGGGAATCGTGCCCGCCATCATGAAACCGATACGGGCCACCGCGCGCGCGCAGCAGCTTCCCCTCATCGCCCTTGCTCTCATGGCCATAGTCCTGCCGCCACTCTGTGTTCGGCTTGCGCGCAGGTGGTCGGCTCGAAAATCAATTCAGGACCTGTCCAGCGGCAAGCAACCGTTCGCGCAGCCTTGAGTAAGGCACCTCTTGAATGGCGAGTCCCGCGTCGATGGCCATCGCCGCGGCCGTGGCAGCGGACTGGCCAAGGATCATGAAGACCAGTTCCACGCGGATGCTGCCGAACGCAATGTGCGAGGCGGAGACGCAAACGGGCACCAGAAGATTTTCGCACTGCGCCTTCTTCGGCAAAAACGTCGAATTTCTGGAACGTCTCGCGCCAGCCGGCGGCAAAAATGCGCAACAGCAATTCGTACTGCTTTGCGTCGTAGCCGTCCGGTTTCGGAAACGGAATGCGGTTGTCCGGGTGATCGGTGAGGCACATGCGATAGCAGTAAGCCTGCACCCTTTTGTCGCCCTGGCCGTAAACGCCGGGCGAATTGGTGCTGACGCGAGGCAACACGCCCGACGCCGGATCGCCGGGCACGACGTAGGGGCTGATCCTTTCTTTGAGCACTCCTAAATGATGGCGGTGATGCAGCACGCCCGTCTGCACGCCGTTCCATTGCTCTCCATAGGCCGAATTGGCTTCGCGGCCGACGTGATAATCGACTCCTGCCGCGGCCATCAAATCGCCTTCGTAGGTGGCGTCGATGAACATTTTTCCCGCATAAGTCTTCCCGCTAAGCATCGTGATGGAGGTGAGGCGAGCGCCGGACTTTTTCACGCCCTTGGAGCGGTCGAGCCATTCGTCGCGATGGACGACTGCGGCAATGCGGACCGCAGCCTTCAGGCTGCTTCCGCACAATCTCCGCAGTCGAGCATTGAAGCGGCCTAAAGGCGCCTAAAGGCCGCAGTCTGGAGGAATCGTTCATGGGAAGTTTCCTTGGTCTCAGAACCATGCACACGACCCATGAACCGGGCACGCGGAGCGCCGGTCTCCGACCCGGCGGGTTTCGGCGACGCCTTGTCATCGCGCCGGATCAGAGATCGGCGCTCCGGTTCATGGGAAGACTCATGTTCCTAGTTCGATCAGTTCGTCTTGCCGCGCCCTGATCAGGCAGAAGTGAGCGCGCTCTCCCACGGCAATGCCGGAAGATAGCCTCATAAAATGCGCCGCGCGCGTCGATAATCCATCCCACACGTCTTGCCAGGGCCGACCCAGCATTTGCGCGGCGCGGAACACGCCTTCGATGGGCCTCAAGGCCGAGCCGGCGAAGTTAGGCTTGCCAGGAAGGCGCACGATTTGGTCGGCTCCCACTTCCAGTTCCAGTTGCCCGATCTTGTAGCGCCCTGGCGGAGCGCCCGCGGCGGACATGGCGTCGGTCGTGTAGTAGATCGCCTCGGATTTGAGGACCCGGTGCACCAACCGGAAGAGCATCGGCGAAACGTGGATGCGGTCCGGAATCAAACTCACGGTCAACCCCGGAGTCTCGAACACGCGCCAAAGAATGTTGTCGTGCCGATCCAGGTCCTTCGGACAGCCGTTGGCCAGGTGCGTGAAGCCCGTCGCGCCAGCCTTGACCGCCTCGCGCAGCACTTCGACGGGCGCATTCGTGTGCCCAAGGCTGACCGTAATCCCGAGGGACACCGCTGCGGTGATCGCGTCGATGGCTCCGCCGCGTTCGGGCGCGACGGTGATGAGCAAAGGATCGCCGCCGGCAACCGCGCGGAGTTCTTTAATGTGCGCCGGTGTTGGGTCGATCATGCAAGCAGGATTGTGCGCGCCGCAGAAGCCGGAGACCGGCGACAAAAACGGCCCCTCGATGTGCCAGCCGGCGATGGCATCCTGCAACTCGCGTGATTGCTCCCGCAGCGCGCGAGCGCGACGGAACCGTTCGA
It encodes:
- a CDS encoding N-acetylglucosamine-6-phosphate deacetylase, with the protein product MNRETVIARHYTTQELIQIRVQDGIIAALETAPAAAADDLWIAPALVDLQINGYAGVDFQSDNLSLDELTRAARELRAAACTRFFFTLITDHWSKLLERFRRARALREQSRELQDAIAGWHIEGPFLSPVSGFCGAHNPACMIDPTPAHIKELRAVAGGDPLLITVAPERGGAIDAITAAVSLGITVSLGHTNAPVEVLREAVKAGATGFTHLANGCPKDLDRHDNILWRVFETPGLTVSLIPDRIHVSPMLFRLVHRVLKSEAIYYTTDAMSAAGAPPGRYKIGQLELEVGADQIVRLPGKPNFAGSALRPIEGVFRAAQMLGRPWQDVWDGLSTRAAHFMRLSSGIAVGERAHFCLIRARQDELIELGT
- a CDS encoding helix-turn-helix transcriptional regulator codes for the protein MGGHEKEKCRSFGEAWEHLGSDLPLPEKQRDLLQRGGLFVVANGSSSVSPISKMLNAKQRISPNGWRRSRSRTARFGPMPTTAFTTPSRTGLSPVRFARLIKRIYRITPGQLINKTRLGIASQTLIETPLPVIEVAHACGFYDQSAFARAFKRRRPV